One segment of Nostoc piscinale CENA21 DNA contains the following:
- a CDS encoding SDR family NAD(P)-dependent oxidoreductase, with protein MAKKTALITGASSGIGYEFVKLFAQDKYNLVLVARSEQKLHQIAAELRTNFRIDVKVIAKDLANPAAPEEIFVELQQASIKVDILINNAGFASYGLFNETDLTAELQMLQVNVMCLTHLTKLFLKDMVKQGYGKILNLASTAAFQPGPLMAVYYASKAYVLSFSEAIANELEGTGVSVTALCPGPTESGFQKRAAMEDSKLVSGQKIMDAETVAKIGYEALFDNKTVVVPGLKNKLLTETVRFTPRKLVTKIVRSMQESK; from the coding sequence ATCGCAAAAAAAACTGCCCTAATTACTGGTGCATCGAGTGGGATTGGTTATGAATTTGTTAAATTATTTGCTCAAGACAAATACAATTTGGTATTAGTTGCCAGAAGTGAGCAAAAACTCCATCAAATTGCTGCTGAATTAAGAACTAACTTTAGGATTGATGTCAAAGTTATTGCTAAAGATTTGGCAAATCCTGCTGCGCCAGAAGAAATTTTTGTTGAGTTACAACAAGCATCAATTAAAGTAGATATTCTGATTAACAATGCAGGATTTGCCAGCTATGGTTTATTTAACGAAACAGATTTAACTGCGGAATTACAAATGCTGCAAGTTAATGTGATGTGTTTGACTCATTTAACCAAGCTGTTCCTCAAAGATATGGTGAAGCAAGGTTATGGCAAAATTTTGAACTTGGCTTCAACTGCGGCTTTTCAACCAGGCCCGTTAATGGCGGTTTATTATGCAAGTAAGGCTTATGTACTATCGTTTTCAGAAGCGATCGCTAATGAACTAGAAGGTACAGGTGTCTCTGTAACTGCACTTTGTCCAGGGCCAACAGAATCAGGTTTTCAAAAACGCGCCGCAATGGAAGATTCAAAACTTGTCAGTGGTCAAAAAATTATGGATGCGGAAACTGTCGCTAAAATCGGCTATGAAGCTTTGTTTGATAACAAAACTGTGGTTGTTCCTGGCTTGAAAAATAAACTACTCACTGAAACTGTGAGATTTACACCCAGAAAACTTGTGACAAAAATAGTTAGAAGTATGCAAGAAAGTAAATAA
- a CDS encoding M16 family metallopeptidase, whose translation MSQQLIHPVFPASILKLDNGLTFIHQEIPTTPVVVADVWVRAGAAREPEQWFGMAHFLEHMIFKGTATIAPGAFDYKIENRGGVSNAATSHDYAHYCVTTAAPYLEDTLPYLAELLVNAAIPEDEFLRERDVVLEEIRSCYDDPEWLGFQSLIKNVYPQHPYGRSVLGTEQELMQQSADDMRCFHRAHYQPENMTVVIVGGIEQAKAWELVNQSFANFAPPIDCPPSITAKQPLIQGIQRQELCLPRIEQGRLLMAWTAPGVDQLRTAYGLDVLSVFLTEGRTSRLVRDLREEQQLVYGVCSNFSLQKESSLFTITAWLEPENIEKVEYLIRNHLHDLQTEGIREQELARMRRLLCNEYAFSTETPNQLTGLYGYYNTIAQAEVATTYPQQVQSFTSQELQQLAKQYLSPQNYAVTILKPC comes from the coding sequence TTGTCACAACAATTAATTCATCCTGTTTTTCCAGCCTCGATTTTAAAACTTGATAATGGCCTAACATTTATCCATCAAGAGATTCCGACTACTCCCGTGGTTGTGGCGGATGTATGGGTGCGTGCTGGAGCAGCCAGAGAGCCAGAACAGTGGTTTGGGATGGCTCATTTTTTAGAACACATGATTTTTAAAGGCACAGCCACAATTGCCCCTGGAGCTTTTGATTATAAAATTGAAAACCGTGGTGGTGTGAGTAATGCAGCCACCAGCCACGACTATGCTCATTACTGCGTGACAACTGCTGCACCTTATTTAGAAGATACTTTGCCTTATCTGGCAGAACTACTAGTAAATGCGGCTATTCCTGAAGATGAATTTCTGCGCGAACGAGATGTAGTTCTAGAAGAAATTCGCTCTTGTTATGATGATCCCGAATGGCTAGGATTTCAGTCTTTGATCAAAAATGTTTATCCGCAGCATCCTTATGGACGTTCGGTGCTGGGTACAGAACAGGAATTGATGCAGCAGTCAGCCGATGATATGCGCTGTTTTCATCGCGCTCACTATCAGCCAGAAAATATGACTGTGGTAATTGTGGGTGGAATTGAACAAGCCAAAGCCTGGGAATTGGTAAATCAATCATTTGCTAATTTTGCCCCACCTATTGATTGTCCACCATCCATCACAGCCAAACAACCGTTAATTCAAGGTATACAGCGTCAAGAACTCTGTTTACCCAGGATAGAGCAAGGGCGGTTACTAATGGCTTGGACAGCACCGGGAGTTGATCAACTCCGCACTGCTTACGGCTTAGATGTGTTATCTGTATTCTTAACAGAGGGTCGAACTTCGCGCTTAGTGCGTGACTTGCGCGAAGAACAGCAATTAGTGTATGGAGTGTGCAGTAATTTTTCCTTACAAAAAGAATCGAGTTTATTTACCATCACTGCTTGGTTAGAGCCAGAAAACATTGAGAAAGTAGAGTACTTAATTCGCAATCATTTACATGATTTGCAAACTGAAGGAATTAGGGAACAAGAATTAGCGAGAATGCGTAGGTTGTTATGTAATGAGTATGCTTTTTCGACGGAAACGCCCAACCAATTAACAGGGCTGTATGGTTACTACAACACTATTGCTCAAGCGGAAGTAGCCACAACTTATCCACAGCAAGTCCAGTCATTTACTAGCCAAGAACTGCAACAATTAGCTAAACAGTATCTTTCACCGCAGAATTATGCAGTTACTATCCTGAAACCATGTTAG
- a CDS encoding M16 family metallopeptidase produces the protein MTPTVKPSLSHSLIHRTVLNNGIVVLVAENPAADIIAGRIFLRAGSCYEQREQAGLAHLLSAVMTKGCEGLSSLEIAEQVESVGASLSADTSTDYFLLSLKTVTSDFPEILALTGRILRSPTFPDEQVELERRLALQDIRSQKEQPFTLAFEQMRQAIYQNHPYAMSLLGDETTMSRISRQDLVQYHQAYFRPDNLVVSIAGRITLTEAIALVEQVFGDWQIPPQPLPVLHLPEIPVNPQRLLKPLQTQQSIVMLGYLGTAVNSPDYAPLKLLSTYLGNGLSSRLFVELREKRGLAYEVSAFYPTRLYPGSFVVYMGTAPENTTIAIEGLRAEVDLLSTTEVSVNAFQAAKNKILGQYALGKQTNGQIAQIYGWYEILGLGINFDSQFQQLIADVTVEDAQAAASRHLQTPYLSLVGQEEAINLALN, from the coding sequence ATGACTCCAACTGTAAAACCTTCCCTGTCTCATTCTTTGATTCATCGCACCGTACTCAACAATGGCATTGTTGTGTTAGTGGCAGAAAATCCGGCGGCGGATATTATTGCTGGGCGAATTTTTCTCCGGGCTGGTAGTTGTTACGAACAACGAGAACAAGCAGGTTTAGCACATTTGCTTTCGGCGGTGATGACCAAAGGCTGTGAAGGACTTTCTAGCTTAGAAATTGCCGAACAAGTAGAATCTGTAGGGGCTAGTTTGAGTGCAGATACCTCTACAGATTATTTTTTGTTGTCCTTGAAGACTGTTACCTCGGACTTTCCAGAGATATTGGCATTGACGGGACGAATTTTGAGATCGCCCACCTTCCCCGATGAACAAGTAGAATTAGAACGGCGATTAGCCTTACAAGATATTCGCTCTCAAAAAGAACAGCCTTTTACTTTGGCTTTTGAGCAAATGCGGCAAGCAATCTATCAAAATCATCCCTATGCGATGTCATTGCTAGGTGATGAAACTACCATGAGCCGCATTTCTCGCCAAGACTTGGTGCAGTATCATCAAGCTTATTTTCGTCCCGATAATTTGGTTGTGAGTATTGCTGGCAGAATTACCTTAACAGAAGCCATCGCCTTAGTAGAGCAAGTGTTTGGTGATTGGCAAATACCCCCACAACCACTACCAGTATTACACCTGCCCGAAATTCCTGTGAACCCCCAACGTCTACTCAAGCCGCTACAAACACAACAATCTATTGTGATGTTGGGTTATTTAGGCACAGCCGTCAATTCTCCAGATTACGCCCCACTGAAACTGCTGTCTACCTATTTGGGCAATGGCTTATCTAGTCGTTTATTTGTGGAATTACGCGAAAAACGTGGTCTTGCTTACGAAGTCTCTGCTTTTTATCCCACGCGCTTGTATCCTGGTTCGTTTGTTGTTTATATGGGTACAGCCCCAGAAAATACCACCATTGCCATTGAAGGACTGCGGGCAGAGGTAGATTTACTTTCGACAACAGAAGTTTCCGTCAACGCCTTTCAAGCTGCAAAAAATAAAATTCTCGGACAGTATGCTTTAGGTAAACAAACTAACGGACAAATTGCCCAAATTTACGGCTGGTATGAAATTTTAGGCTTAGGGATTAATTTTGATAGTCAATTTCAACAGCTTATTGCGGATGTGACTGTAGAAGATGCTCAAGCTGCTGCTAGTCGCCACTTACAAACCCCTTACTTATCTTTAGTTGGTCAGGAAGAGGCAATTAATTTGGCATTGAATTGA
- a CDS encoding CVNH domain-containing protein, translating to MTTNSALALGQFSLTCRNTGIQGSVLTSTCERASGGVYKTSSIDLNPVVENVDGSLKWQPSNFF from the coding sequence ATGACCACAAATTCTGCTTTGGCTTTGGGTCAGTTTAGTCTAACTTGCCGTAACACTGGTATTCAAGGTTCTGTTCTAACCTCTACTTGCGAAAGAGCGAGTGGTGGCGTTTACAAAACTAGTTCTATTGATTTGAACCCAGTAGTTGAAAATGTTGATGGTAGTTTGAAGTGGCAACCCAGCAACTTTTTTTGA
- a CDS encoding ATP-binding protein produces MNASSEILSWFEQVHQIPNINQEIWWQCQTLLIEGFANIVEHAHKNLPKETPIEIEVLLSNQQIDIRILSQGKAFDLEKQLQQVAEFEDNDQERGRGLKIMSAIADKLTYESTADNRYCLLISKFY; encoded by the coding sequence TTGAACGCCTCATCTGAAATTTTGTCTTGGTTTGAACAAGTTCATCAAATACCAAATATTAATCAAGAAATTTGGTGGCAATGTCAAACCCTTTTAATAGAAGGGTTTGCCAACATCGTAGAACATGCCCACAAAAATCTACCCAAAGAAACTCCAATTGAGATAGAAGTTTTGTTATCAAATCAACAAATAGATATCCGCATATTATCACAAGGAAAAGCTTTTGATTTAGAAAAGCAATTACAACAAGTTGCTGAATTTGAAGATAATGATCAAGAGCGAGGGCGTGGCTTAAAAATTATGTCGGCGATCGCCGATAAATTAACTTATGAATCAACCGCAGACAATCGTTACTGTTTATTAATTAGTAAGTTTTATTAA
- a CDS encoding DNA-directed RNA polymerase subunit omega produces MLKRSKFETTQTQIMHRAEDLISAASNRYRITVQVANRAKRRRYEDFESSEDVMMKPVLRAIIEMSDELTQPEIIGEM; encoded by the coding sequence ATGCTCAAGCGATCTAAGTTCGAGACAACCCAAACTCAAATCATGCACCGCGCCGAGGATTTAATTAGTGCAGCCTCGAATCGCTACCGCATCACGGTTCAGGTGGCAAATCGTGCCAAGCGGCGGCGTTATGAAGATTTTGAAAGTTCTGAAGATGTGATGATGAAACCCGTGCTAAGGGCAATCATCGAAATGTCTGATGAACTGACTCAGCCAGAAATTATTGGTGAAATGTAA
- a CDS encoding DUF1818 family protein — protein MERLIKSGVGWRIGWNPNALEFKGLVGTDDWAIELTEAELNEFCRLLAQLAETMKQLTAELMDEEKIACEAESNLLWMEVEGYPHEYSLRFILNTGRCAEGKWNASAIPGLLQAAGMLKVF, from the coding sequence ATGGAACGTCTCATTAAAAGCGGTGTGGGTTGGCGTATTGGTTGGAACCCTAATGCACTGGAATTTAAAGGGTTAGTTGGTACAGATGATTGGGCTATTGAGTTAACAGAAGCTGAATTAAATGAATTTTGCCGTTTGTTAGCACAGTTAGCAGAAACCATGAAACAACTCACCGCAGAATTAATGGATGAAGAAAAGATTGCTTGTGAGGCCGAAAGCAATTTATTATGGATGGAAGTAGAAGGTTATCCCCATGAATACAGTCTGCGCTTCATCCTCAATACCGGACGCTGTGCAGAAGGTAAATGGAATGCTTCTGCTATACCTGGTCTGTTGCAAGCTGCTGGGATGTTAAAAGTTTTTTAA
- a CDS encoding DUF3131 domain-containing protein produces MSSDFQPPPKGLSILSSVGGVVTAVIAIAGLNFWSGRLSQNTQTPEVSASQTATPTDQIDTQAQKIAKLDANSVVLPGTPIAASELSSKTPYIAPGVGKLDTADMEAARLAWSYFQKNWNEKTGLVNSVDGFASVTIWDQAAAIAALVSAKELNIITNAEFETKMTKMLQTLASLPLYKGELPNKVYNAQTLIPVNYGQLDKREEIGWSAIDLGRMAIWLKIVEAKYPKMRSPVQAVWQHWQVKRLTKNGQMYGTAVVETKEQYNQEGRLGYENYAAYGLKLWGLDVKQALDYQSNTAFVNLYGQGIPYDRRDAKNSGGNNYVLSEPYILDGIETGFQALPKAYAERILAAQEARYQATQELTALTEDNLDRPPYFVYNSLFVNGQPWATITDTQAQHNNLRFLSAKAAIGWYVLYQTDYTRSLTDTVFSQLKSEKGWYNGLYESLRQPNKSLTANNNGVILESFLYKQVGQPLIIWAGVK; encoded by the coding sequence ATGAGTTCTGATTTTCAACCACCACCTAAAGGCTTGTCCATACTCAGTTCTGTGGGCGGGGTGGTGACAGCGGTAATTGCGATCGCAGGGTTAAATTTTTGGTCTGGTCGTCTTTCCCAAAATACACAAACACCAGAAGTATCAGCCTCTCAAACTGCTACTCCCACAGATCAGATAGACACACAAGCACAAAAAATCGCCAAACTTGATGCTAACTCTGTCGTTTTACCAGGAACACCAATCGCCGCCAGTGAACTGTCCAGTAAAACACCTTACATTGCGCCAGGAGTAGGCAAACTCGACACAGCAGATATGGAGGCGGCGCGTTTAGCTTGGTCATATTTTCAAAAAAACTGGAACGAGAAAACAGGCTTAGTTAATTCTGTTGATGGTTTTGCATCTGTAACTATTTGGGATCAAGCAGCTGCGATCGCAGCTTTGGTTAGCGCCAAAGAACTCAATATTATTACTAACGCAGAATTTGAAACGAAGATGACCAAAATGTTGCAGACTTTAGCATCTTTACCTTTATATAAAGGTGAACTGCCGAACAAAGTCTACAACGCTCAAACTCTCATACCTGTTAATTACGGTCAACTAGATAAACGGGAAGAAATTGGTTGGTCAGCGATTGATTTGGGAAGAATGGCAATTTGGCTGAAGATTGTGGAAGCCAAGTATCCCAAAATGCGATCACCTGTGCAAGCTGTTTGGCAACATTGGCAAGTCAAGCGCCTCACCAAAAATGGTCAAATGTATGGTACTGCTGTTGTTGAAACTAAAGAGCAGTATAACCAAGAAGGTCGCTTGGGCTATGAAAATTATGCTGCTTATGGTTTGAAACTCTGGGGTTTAGATGTCAAGCAAGCCTTAGATTATCAATCGAATACTGCTTTTGTGAATCTTTACGGTCAAGGCATTCCTTATGACCGTCGGGATGCGAAAAACTCTGGCGGAAATAACTACGTCCTCAGCGAACCCTACATTCTAGACGGTATAGAAACCGGATTCCAAGCACTGCCAAAAGCTTATGCCGAAAGAATATTAGCTGCTCAAGAAGCGCGTTATCAAGCCACACAAGAATTAACCGCCTTAACAGAAGATAACTTAGATCGTCCACCGTATTTTGTTTACAACAGCTTGTTTGTCAACGGTCAACCTTGGGCGACAATTACCGATACTCAAGCACAACATAATAATTTACGTTTTCTCAGTGCTAAAGCTGCGATCGGCTGGTACGTACTTTATCAAACTGATTACACCCGTTCTCTCACTGATACCGTCTTCTCTCAACTCAAGTCCGAAAAAGGTTGGTACAACGGCTTATACGAATCTCTGCGTCAACCAAATAAATCTCTGACTGCTAACAATAATGGGGTGATTTTAGAAAGTTTTCTTTATAAACAAGTTGGTCAACCTCTGATTATTTGGGCAGGAGTCAAGTAA
- a CDS encoding DUF3131 domain-containing protein, with amino-acid sequence MRQYFSQKLWRWIALFLIGTFLQFLVYIPTPVLSQNANSCGNITAPLTAEEQTYARSAWQYFVKNYQPATGFTNSVGGYPSGTLWDMGNYLMALNAARWLNLTDQADFDARLNKFLTGISNIKLFEDALPNKVYNTATGQMVDYGNNPIERGIGWSALDIGRILAAFDVIRTCHPQYNDWLKGIVAKWQVARSLKDGQLYGATVLPDNKTLLVQEGRLGYEEYGARGYQLWGFSAPKAIALEPYKMVEINGIQIPVDTRDFQSTNANNYIVSESYILDGIEFGLQGELADFAARVLEVQKRRYEATGQLTAVTEDNIDQAPYFLYNTVYANGQSWATITDTNQPYPQFRSLSTKAAFGWRYLYPDNAYAQKLFDAVKDLRSPDDSGYYAGIYEETKQPNKALTGNTNGLILEILYYKARGNRSLITSSVNTPAKAHSNNTSAVTPTPINPPQTSGNNPNVGEVKVTPNPPAKNPQVEEVAITPIPPVDSPNSSSQLKLTRPLTVVERRYAEAAWRYFQANYHAKNGLVDDRSDFKGATLWGLGDYLAALHAARSLDVISAKEFDQRTRHLLAALGKLQLFAGELPNRGYDTRSLQPIDYGGNPVTEGNGWSALDIGRLLAGLYNLKSYHPEYTKAVDQIVLDWSYLRVVRDGALSSATVIKNPQGRYLTRVNLDTRLGYEEYAARAFQLWGFDVPGSAVSGKYQTTVVEGVKIPTERQRPDTNSKVNQYTVSNPFILYGLEFGLDPKMRSLFEPIFQAQVERYRRTGTLTTASTTLIDRKPYTVHSAITAQGKPWEAVSDDGQIVSQGRMVSTAVAFGYAALLPDNQYSQKLLQGTTDLYNPLTGFYEGFYESTGKTAVGFTSSTNSMILQSLLYTLTNHKPLICTRTSLNSPWWKAIAQGDSGRGLPIIPQPKIKFISDRDGNYWASLQEHESKAK; translated from the coding sequence ATGCGTCAGTACTTTTCACAAAAATTGTGGAGATGGATTGCATTGTTCCTAATTGGAACATTCCTGCAATTTTTGGTTTACATCCCCACACCAGTTTTATCGCAAAATGCTAATAGCTGTGGCAATATTACTGCGCCGCTGACAGCCGAAGAACAAACTTATGCCCGTTCGGCTTGGCAGTATTTTGTCAAAAACTATCAACCAGCAACAGGATTTACCAATTCTGTGGGGGGTTATCCTTCAGGAACCCTGTGGGATATGGGGAATTATTTAATGGCCTTGAATGCAGCGCGATGGCTGAATCTAACCGACCAAGCAGATTTTGATGCTCGTCTAAATAAGTTTTTAACAGGTATAAGCAATATCAAGTTATTTGAAGATGCCTTACCCAATAAAGTCTATAACACGGCTACCGGGCAGATGGTTGATTACGGTAACAATCCCATTGAACGGGGTATTGGCTGGTCTGCTTTAGATATCGGTCGGATTTTAGCGGCGTTTGATGTGATTCGCACTTGTCATCCCCAATATAATGATTGGCTCAAAGGCATTGTAGCCAAGTGGCAAGTAGCGCGATCGCTCAAAGATGGACAACTTTATGGGGCGACTGTTCTCCCAGATAACAAAACATTATTAGTTCAAGAAGGGCGACTAGGCTACGAAGAATATGGTGCTAGAGGTTATCAACTCTGGGGTTTTTCTGCACCAAAAGCGATCGCCTTGGAACCCTATAAGATGGTTGAAATTAACGGTATACAAATACCTGTTGACACCCGCGATTTTCAAAGTACTAACGCCAATAATTACATTGTTAGTGAGTCTTATATTTTAGATGGCATTGAATTTGGCTTACAAGGTGAATTAGCCGATTTTGCGGCTAGAGTTCTCGAAGTGCAGAAGCGACGTTATGAAGCGACAGGTCAATTAACAGCCGTCACTGAAGATAACATCGACCAAGCACCTTATTTTCTCTACAACACTGTTTACGCTAACGGGCAGAGTTGGGCAACAATTACCGATACAAACCAACCTTATCCCCAGTTTCGCAGCCTGAGTACCAAAGCGGCTTTTGGTTGGCGTTATCTCTACCCAGATAATGCTTACGCCCAAAAGCTGTTTGATGCAGTCAAGGATCTGCGTAGCCCTGATGACAGTGGTTATTATGCGGGTATTTATGAGGAAACGAAACAGCCAAATAAAGCCTTAACTGGGAATACCAACGGGCTAATTTTAGAGATTTTGTACTACAAAGCCAGAGGGAATCGTTCTTTAATTACTAGTTCTGTAAATACACCAGCCAAAGCGCACAGTAACAATACTTCTGCGGTAACTCCCACACCCATAAATCCTCCACAAACATCTGGGAATAATCCTAATGTTGGGGAGGTGAAAGTCACACCCAATCCCCCAGCCAAGAATCCCCAAGTTGAGGAGGTGGCGATTACACCCATTCCCCCAGTTGATAGCCCAAATTCATCATCTCAGTTGAAATTAACTCGACCTTTGACAGTGGTGGAACGGCGTTATGCAGAAGCGGCATGGAGATATTTTCAAGCTAATTATCATGCCAAGAATGGCTTAGTTGACGATCGCAGCGACTTTAAAGGTGCAACACTGTGGGGATTAGGCGATTATCTCGCCGCACTGCACGCCGCGCGATCGCTGGATGTAATTTCTGCTAAAGAATTTGACCAGCGCACCCGCCATTTATTAGCAGCGTTAGGAAAATTACAGTTATTTGCTGGTGAATTACCGAATCGGGGTTATGATACGCGATCGCTCCAACCAATAGACTACGGCGGCAACCCAGTCACAGAGGGCAATGGTTGGTCAGCTTTGGATATTGGCAGACTGTTAGCTGGGTTGTATAACTTAAAAAGCTACCATCCAGAATATACCAAAGCTGTTGATCAAATTGTCTTGGATTGGTCATACCTGCGGGTAGTCCGGGATGGGGCGCTTTCCAGTGCGACAGTGATTAAAAATCCCCAAGGGCGATATCTGACTCGCGTCAACCTGGATACTCGTTTGGGTTATGAAGAATATGCAGCGCGGGCTTTTCAATTGTGGGGATTTGATGTCCCAGGTTCGGCTGTAAGTGGGAAATATCAAACAACTGTAGTAGAAGGAGTGAAAATACCGACTGAGCGCCAACGTCCAGATACTAACTCCAAAGTCAATCAGTATACCGTCAGCAATCCTTTTATTCTTTATGGATTAGAGTTTGGTTTAGATCCGAAAATGCGATCGCTCTTTGAACCAATTTTCCAAGCCCAAGTCGAACGTTACCGTCGCACCGGGACTCTGACAACCGCCTCGACAACCCTAATTGACCGCAAGCCTTACACAGTCCACAGCGCCATTACCGCCCAGGGTAAACCTTGGGAAGCTGTCAGCGATGATGGCCAAATTGTATCCCAAGGACGAATGGTTAGTACTGCTGTGGCTTTTGGATATGCTGCTTTGTTACCAGACAATCAATACAGCCAAAAATTACTGCAAGGTACAACTGACTTATATAACCCACTCACAGGTTTTTACGAAGGCTTTTATGAATCCACAGGTAAAACAGCAGTTGGCTTCACCAGCAGCACCAACAGTATGATTTTGCAATCTTTGTTGTATACACTCACCAACCACAAACCCTTAATTTGTACCCGTACTTCCTTAAATTCTCCCTGGTGGAAAGCGATCGCCCAAGGAGATTCCGGCCGTGGCCTTCCTATAATTCCTCAGCCAAAAATTAAATTTATTTCTGATAGGGATGGCAATTATTGGGCATCTCTTCAAGAACATGAAAGCAAGGCAAAATAA
- a CDS encoding glycosyltransferase family 2 protein: protein MTSTSFDNSANFSGNSRSTLKKRTLLFRYLAEINLIFGFWYLQWRITHSINFDALWLSIPLLLAEIYSYFGGVLFVIGLWRPLVRQVKSLDQMIPPLEQSEWPTVDVFITCYNEPPEIVEQTATAALAIDYPANKLHVYVLDDGNSPAMRTMTERLCIQDLQSPLLQQEANRIDAERSRLVERLQKLENLKFNIQAAEDWLQELSSIQTKETTSAAELVESLQQFILWLPPEHQSITARLTTEKRALEKAIHHKELELVQLARFHYIARPKPVGVPHHAKAGNLNYAIFSGETAGEFILTLDADHIPKPQFLKRVLPYFYTYNLFTGKYEQNRIAFVQTPQDFYNIPSGDPFGHKANLFYGPLQQGKDGMNAAFYTGTNAILRREALINVGLQYFADEFSKDETKLDEFQLVGGVSSNSITEDMNTAMRLHGAGWKSIYHHELLAEGLAPDDLSSTLKQRLRWAQGTIQVLSKENPFAKPGLTFWQRLQYFKTMYSYFSGFATLVFIVCPVIYFFTEIAPVQTFGDDFAIHFIPAFIINRLTFLAMSWGIPAGELWRSEQYAIALFPLLIQAVWSVFTGQKINFQVTPKQRQSGIYLRMVWPQLLVFSLTILGMLWSFYLFVIGQNNYPWTSLVNSAWAIYNLLLLWGIIRAAVWQPSQKY, encoded by the coding sequence ATGACTTCTACATCTTTTGACAATTCGGCTAATTTTTCTGGTAACAGTCGCTCAACACTCAAAAAACGCACATTATTATTTCGCTATTTAGCCGAAATTAATTTAATCTTCGGTTTTTGGTATTTACAATGGCGCATCACTCATTCAATTAACTTTGATGCTTTGTGGTTGTCAATTCCCTTATTATTAGCTGAAATTTATAGTTATTTTGGTGGTGTGTTGTTTGTCATTGGTTTGTGGCGGCCTTTAGTGCGGCAGGTTAAATCTCTTGATCAGATGATTCCGCCTTTAGAACAATCTGAATGGCCGACAGTAGATGTATTTATTACTTGCTACAATGAGCCACCAGAAATTGTTGAGCAAACTGCAACAGCGGCTTTGGCAATTGATTATCCTGCGAATAAATTGCATGTTTACGTATTAGATGATGGTAACTCACCAGCTATGCGAACCATGACCGAAAGGTTATGTATTCAAGATTTGCAATCACCATTACTACAACAAGAAGCAAACCGCATTGATGCTGAACGCTCTCGCTTAGTAGAACGTCTGCAAAAATTAGAGAATCTTAAATTCAATATTCAAGCAGCTGAAGATTGGTTACAAGAATTATCGTCAATTCAAACTAAAGAGACAACATCAGCAGCAGAATTAGTCGAAAGTCTACAACAATTTATTTTGTGGTTGCCGCCAGAACATCAAAGTATAACTGCAAGACTAACAACTGAAAAACGAGCTTTAGAAAAGGCAATTCACCACAAAGAATTGGAATTAGTGCAACTAGCAAGATTTCATTATATCGCACGCCCTAAACCTGTAGGTGTGCCTCACCATGCGAAAGCTGGTAATCTTAATTATGCGATTTTTTCTGGAGAAACTGCGGGAGAATTTATTCTCACTTTAGATGCTGATCATATTCCCAAACCACAATTTCTCAAACGAGTTTTACCATATTTTTATACATATAATCTTTTCACTGGCAAGTACGAACAAAACCGTATTGCCTTTGTGCAAACACCACAAGATTTTTATAATATTCCATCTGGTGATCCTTTTGGACATAAAGCCAATTTATTTTATGGGCCACTACAACAGGGAAAAGATGGAATGAATGCGGCATTTTACACAGGGACAAATGCTATTCTCCGCCGGGAAGCACTCATTAATGTAGGGCTGCAATATTTTGCTGATGAGTTTAGCAAAGATGAAACAAAATTAGATGAATTTCAATTAGTCGGTGGTGTATCAAGTAATAGTATTACAGAAGATATGAATACGGCTATGCGCTTACATGGTGCTGGTTGGAAATCGATTTATCATCACGAACTTTTAGCGGAAGGTTTAGCACCAGATGATTTGAGTTCTACCTTAAAACAGCGACTACGCTGGGCGCAAGGCACTATCCAAGTTTTATCAAAAGAAAATCCCTTTGCTAAACCAGGACTAACCTTTTGGCAACGTCTGCAATACTTTAAAACAATGTATAGCTATTTTTCGGGTTTTGCTACTCTGGTGTTTATTGTTTGTCCAGTTATTTATTTCTTTACAGAAATTGCACCTGTGCAAACCTTTGGTGATGATTTTGCTATACATTTTATTCCTGCTTTTATTATCAACAGATTGACATTTTTAGCAATGTCTTGGGGGATTCCGGCTGGTGAATTGTGGCGTTCAGAACAATATGCGATCGCATTATTTCCACTACTAATTCAAGCTGTCTGGAGTGTGTTTACAGGACAAAAAATTAATTTCCAAGTTACACCAAAACAAAGACAATCCGGTATTTATCTGCGTATGGTATGGCCGCAATTACTGGTATTTTCCCTGACTATTTTAGGTATGCTGTGGAGTTTTTACCTATTTGTTATTGGGCAGAACAATTATCCTTGGACATCTCTAGTCAATAGTGCTTGGGCTATTTATAATCTACTGCTTTTATGGGGGATTATTCGTGCTGCTGTTTGGCAACCATCCCAAAAGTATTAA